The window TGGTGCGCGGCATCGGCGTCAGCGCCCTCAACCCGAAGGGCCTGCTGGTGTTCCTGTCCATCCTGCCGCAGTTCACCCGGGAGTCCGGCGCCTGGCCCCTGTCCGCCCAGATTGCCGTCCTGGGAAGCGTTTTCGTGCTGATCACGGCCCTGTTCTACGTGCCGCTCGGGTACGCCGCGGACCGGGTGCTGGGCGCCCGGCCCGGCCTCACGCGGATCACCACCCGGATCGCCGGCGCCGCCATGATCGTGCTCGGCCTCGCCCTCCTCGCCGAACACGTCCTCCATGACATCGGGTGAGGACGCCCGCGGCCAGGTTCGTGTGGGAACGCGGGCTGTCGTGGTGGGCCCCATCCGGAATCTGCCCGTCCGGTCCTCGGTCGTGCCCGTACGGTCATCCCTTTCGGCGGCCGCGGGTGTTAGTAGTGGAACCGGGACCACTCACCGCCGCAGCCGCAGGAGCCACCTTGAAACGCGAACCGACGGGGCGCCCTGCTTCCGCACCCCGAAGCACCCGGACCGTGGACCGGGCTCCGCAGCGGCCCGGGCCCTCCGCGCCCGGCCCCGACCTGCTCGCGACCCTGCAACGCGCCGTGGGCAACACGGCGGTGGCCCGCGCCGTGCAGCGTCTCCCGGCGCCCGGCTCCCCTCACGACGCCTCGTCCGTGCAGGCGGTGCTGGCCTCGCGGGGGCAGCCGCTCCAGCGCGCGCTGCGCCAGGAAATGGAGGCCCGGCTCGGCGCGGACTTCTCCGACGTGCGCCTCCACACCGACCAGGCGGCCCAGCGGTCCGCGGCCGGAATCGGCGCCCGGGCCTACACGTCCGGCCACCACGTCGTCGTGGGCCGGGACGGCGGCGACAAGCACACGCTCGCCCACGAACTCACCCACGTGATCCAGCAGCGCACCGGGTCGGTGTCCGGCACCGTCACGGATGACGGCCTCAGGGTCAGCGACCCGTCCGACCGGTTCGAGCAGCAGGCCGAAGCCACCGCGGCCGACGTGATGTCCGGCCCGGTGCCGACGGATCACGTGCACAGCACGGACCCGGCGCGCGGGCACGGCGGCCCTGCCACGGTCCAGCGCGTCTTGGAGAAAGGGCTCGCGAAGGGCACCCCCGTCGTCAAGCACGAGGACGAGGCGGACAGCCCGGTGGCCTACACCATCCACGGGTTCAGCTTCGGCTCCTATCTGATCGCCGGCGGTGAGGGCACCAGCAAGCCCCGGGTCACGCTCGCCGACAAGGGGTGGGGCACCGTCGAGAATCGCGAACAGTCGCGCCAGGAGTATCTTTCCGCCCGCCAGGAGCAGCTGGACCCGCAGGCCGTCGCGGCCCGGCAGAAGCAGCAGGACCTCGACCTCGGCGAGAACTACCTCAGCGCGGACTACCGCCGGATCAACCCGCTGCTGGCGGCCTTCGAGGCCGTCGGCTACACCCCCGAGCAGGTCGTCACACCCGGATTCTCCTACCAGCAGAAGGAGGACCAGGTGCTCACCGCCTGGCGCGAGCTGGCCGTCTCACGCGGTTACGACAACGAGACCGCCACGCAGGCCTGGGACGCCCAGCACCTGCGCAACACCTACGACATCTTCGCCCGGATCAACGGGGTGTGGAGCGACTTCCCGACTCCGGCCGCGAACGCGGAGAACAAGGTCGTGCGCGG is drawn from Kineosporia corallincola and contains these coding sequences:
- a CDS encoding eCIS core domain-containing protein, with protein sequence MDRAPQRPGPSAPGPDLLATLQRAVGNTAVARAVQRLPAPGSPHDASSVQAVLASRGQPLQRALRQEMEARLGADFSDVRLHTDQAAQRSAAGIGARAYTSGHHVVVGRDGGDKHTLAHELTHVIQQRTGSVSGTVTDDGLRVSDPSDRFEQQAEATAADVMSGPVPTDHVHSTDPARGHGGPATVQRVLEKGLAKGTPVVKHEDEADSPVAYTIHGFSFGSYLIAGGEGTSKPRVTLADKGWGTVENREQSRQEYLSARQEQLDPQAVAARQKQQDLDLGENYLSADYRRINPLLAAFEAVGYTPEQVVTPGFSYQQKEDQVLTAWRELAVSRGYDNETATQAWDAQHLRNTYDIFARINGVWSDFPTPAANAENKVVRGDSRYLYESFGGVLKHENHPEGGYVTINREISWPAVLSTTYGNPLTHSYVKGKEIVWEFSLPEGHRGRTLGGNNKSEEEMTFPVGTRISIKQMLVRKGDHAGDLTAKYGPDAVVIVFADIL